One region of Ptiloglossa arizonensis isolate GNS036 chromosome 8, iyPtiAriz1_principal, whole genome shotgun sequence genomic DNA includes:
- the Ec gene encoding ubiquitin specific peptidase echinus isoform X2, whose amino-acid sequence MLKWIKVRQDASATPTTTLNREKKDEAAKVQVEDVAAEEEEVDSGMEREDTPSNIELNDLRKDLFSQLQFSQESALPPDTLRRALAESFLDQQRFQLGFMDDAAECFENILLRIHLHIASGEAEDMCSARHCVPHQKFAMTLVEQSVCGACGATSEPLPFTQMVHYVSASALTSQARQTPPNARNSPDLFGQLLRKAGGMGDIRDCPSSCGAKIQICRTLMNRPEIVSVGVVWDSERPSLEHIMDVFATVGTSLRLSDVFHSVVDSRWGASTVHNLVGVVTYYGKHYSTFFFHTKLKVWIYFDDATVKEIGPRWEQVVEKCRRGRYQPLLLLYATPGGTPVNTENAPKTVTPFPNGNGLKTPPKNNVRRSITPSPEKPSINSTARRAITPNPDSPPHPYTQRRIYSDYQNLTDIQNNIFGNQGVDVVDGETESKYISRRAVETVMQQQKKQQMQLTRSLSAGSTPQDGISIPDHLNVPRRRDSGNWSGDRNSASSSSSTTMDNPYLYIVNKMQRNSGVPKSPTSKSGELSSSSSGHYDAGYDSYSLSSTDSLPLQQGLKHNLQLAQIPEGYQAATGDDCERLCKETDALLDKSRAAEDAGDLSTAVALCSAASSKARAAMDAPYNNPHTITIARMKHNTCVMRTRSLHRRMLQEQAVANGEKEEGAPEGRHSRENSKSGQHSRQSSRDKGSHSRQNSRELLVNTPATVADKPASKSIEIYATLPKKKTLRSKATAVNVIEDEEYMLYDRPIQRTGLFSRAKRCDDDKKDKKRARSEERNKNVSKDFSIAPSRSSPSPKGTKVEKPKESIDPVTNNARNSQSSNGNGEQKQGKKQHKIRRKLLMGGLIKRKNRSMPDLREGQDNQTNVSVEGSSNTLPKQSVDDSSVGLKGNEVCQSLSGYLSEGHLEFTGNNNGSPGSTSNPNLERSRLMRKSFHGSAGKVLHVAKVPPPPPLRTTSQLSKSKCSGEVHSEQQSEKSVYPLSEGQCQSNPPQEQNGSYWNHVNTANSSGGTTRNTNYTDYSSESHSLPFLPTYSMEQSTASVPASCQSNYNNKPRIQDDVVQYANGILYEPTFVVTRADVHSEQSPVKQPNPSDLLPPYPENGNVSHSRQPSEDFPPPPYPSIHSVSHSRQASEDFPPPPPPIDEPTNHIQENQQQYQQQYQQQQQYLQQQYQQQQTAVLMQQRQQQLDNQQISSLLTQLQIKRDQILASKVKEERRSEEQEDEEKSSSETWLRELQAKQAERRMKKQSPSDQDVSKVRCSAPTIPGPTVARRTSDLMMNSLGQTYDQTSRDVPDCPRVVSSVKDMAARFEQIKLQPIPKTEPEQKLPAKQNLNCISSSPLMDMSQDVQQVEESRPKLSTENLAAFSKPETPSGQSILNSSFESSSSQNTFVSTATPSNPTNAQPSGLNAAIMSMSLTLPHENGLPIDYPEDDISEVAMQNTIQNTTILPSEEDIAPRKMKRRIGKKKSVSFCDQVVLVATAEDDEKDSYIPNPILERVLRSAMNKPETAQVLREIRSLQEAELNRENCTVIKFQQQTLPLKSEADSLPATPYQDQLRSVNPIPIPDTIKPTFGRQNSNESVGSLSEKKHCTSYVNEGQDVVRETYSGLSNVTKPPTSYSPQLQQQIRYSQNGYMPYMQSQTAYPQTQTSHPRNQVIPISQTQKPASPYPTQLHGQYVQNNVQQQKPVCQKNTYQTYYQLEQQHNQMNKQMSQQQQQNMNQRITNHNASPITVQHSQQQFAYPPAQSPSPYQNQYTHSSYQGYPYQSVPQQNRMSQPLPQYQPPPNPPTSYQQQQQQGVQNYQQRHDNYQRPPQKADQQNILAPNQTYPNPLQNGQIQSNMKYPTYQHPPVSKQSKQMHFVSATKGTATVSQSTSSLQKPAVGSAARTAPCHLCRKKQVTEPAIYCSDCDFYMSRFRPKN is encoded by the exons ATGTTGAAGTGGATCAAAGTACGCCAGGACGCGTCGGCGACGCCGACGACGACGCTCAATCGCGAGAAAAAAGACGAGGCGGCTAAGGTCCAAGTTGAGGATGTCGCCGCCGAAGAGGAGGAAGTGGACAGCGGCATGGAGAGGGAGGACACACCGTCCAACATCGAGTTGAACGATCTGCGAAAA GACCTGTTCTCGCAGcttcaattttcgcaagagagCGCTCTGCCGCCCGACACGCTGCGCCGCGCTCTGGCCGAGAGTTTTCTGGATCAGCAAAGGTTTCAGCTCGGATTCATGGACGACGCGGCGGAATGTTTC GAAAACATTCTTCTGCGTATACATCTGCACATCGCCAGCGGGGAAGCCGAGGATATGTGTAGCGCGAGACACTGTGTGCCGCATCAAAAGTTCGCCATGACGTTGGTCGAGCAAAGTGTTTGCGGAGCTTGCGGTGCCACTTCGGAACCTCTGCCTTTTACACAG ATGGTTCATTACGTGTCGGCATCGGCATTGACGTCGCAAGCGAGGCAAACGCCACCGAATGCCCGAAACAGCCCGGATCTGTTCGGTCAGCTTCTTCGGAAGGCCGGTGGCATGGGTGACATCCGGGACTGTCCG AGTTCCTGCGGTGCGAAAATCCAAATCTGCCGAACGCTGATGAACCGTCCGGAAATCGTTTCGGTCGGAGTTGTATGGGACAGCGAACGACCATCATTGGAGCACATCATGGACGTTTTCGCAACCGTGGGAACGTCCTTACGACTGAGTGACGTTTTTCACAGCGTGGTGGACTCTCGGTGGGGTGCCTCGACCGTGCACAATCTCGTAGGAGTCGTCACTTACTACGGAAAACACTACTCCACCTTCTTTTTTCACACGAAATTAAAG GTTTGGATTTACTTCGACGATGCGACTGTCAAGGAAATCGGTCCTCGTTGGGAGCAAGTTGTGGAGAAGTGTAGAAGGGGTCGATATCAACCTCTGCTTTTACTATACGCAACCCCTGGTGGAACTCCTGTTAACACGGAAAACGCCCCCAAGACAGTGACGCCTTTTCCAAACGGAAACGGTCTGAAGACACCACCGAAGAATaatgttcgtcgatcgatcacCCCCAGTCCGGAGAAACCATCGATCAACAGCACTGCTAGACGTGCCATTACACCGAATCCTGACAGTCCTCCACATCCATACACACAACGGAGGATTTACAGCGATTATCAGAATCTCACTGACATTCAGAACAACATCTTCGGCAATCAA GGTGTGGACGTTGTCGATGGCGAGACGGAGTCAAAGTACATCAGTCGTCGCGCGGTAGAAACCGTGATGCAACAGCAGAAGAAGCAACAGATGCAACTGACGCGCAGCCTGAGCGCGGGATCGACGCCGCAGGACGGCATCAGTATTCCGGATCATTTGAACGTGCCACGAAGACGAGATTCTGGAAACTGGTCGGGCGATCGGAACAGCGCATCATCGAGTTCCTCGACGACTATGGACAATCCGTACCTGTACATCGTGAACAAAATGCAGAGGAACTCCGGGGTACCGAAGAGCCCGACCAGCAAATCGGGAGAGCTCTCTAGCAGCAGCAGCGGCCATTACGATGCTGGTTACGATTCATATTCATTGTCCTCCACGGACAGCCTACCGCTTCAGCAGGGTCTGAAGCATAATCTACAG CTCGCCCAGATCCCAGAAGGCTACCAAGCTGCCACGGGCGATGATTGTGAACGTCTCTGCAAGGAAACCGACGCGTTGTTGGATAAATCCCGAGCTGCCGAGGATGCTGGCGATCTCAGCACCGCGGTAGCTTTGTGCAGTGCAGCCAGCAGCAAAGCCAGAGCTGCCATGGACGCACCGTACAACAATCCTCACACGATCACAATAGCGAGGATGAAACACAACACCTGCGTAATGAGAACGAGGAGCTTGCACAGAAGGATGCTGCAAGAACAAGCAGTGGCTAACGGCGAGAAAGAAG AAGGCGCACCCGAAGGTAGACATTCGCGAGAGAACAGTAAATCCGGTCAACACTCTAGGCAGAGTTCGAGAGACAAGGGGAGCCATTCCAGGCAAAACAGTCGCGAGCTTCTAGTGAATACCCCGGCCACAGTCGCGGATAAGCCTGCCTCGAAGAGCATCGAAATCTATGCTACCTTGCCGAAGAAGAAGACTCTGCGTAGCAAGGCAACAGCCGTGAACGTGATCGAGGACGAAGAGTACATGCTGTACGATCGGCCGATTCAAAGGACAGGATTGTTCAGCCGCGCGAAACGATGCGACGACGACAAGAAGgacaagaaacgcgcccgaagcGAAGAGAGGAACAAGAACGTCTCGAAAGACTTCTCTATAGCCCCGTCAAGATCGTCACCGTCCCCGAAGGGGACGAAAGTTGAGAAGCCTAAAGAAAGCATCGATCCGGTTACCAATAACGCGCGAAACTCCCAATCGAGCAATGGAAATGGCGAACAGAAACAGGGGAAGAAACAGCACAAGATACGCAGGAAATTATTGATGGGTGGTTTGATCAAGAGGAAAAACAGAAGCATGCCGGATCTCCGTGAGGGACAGGACAACCAGACGAACGTGAGCGTAGAGGGATCCTCCAACACCTTGCCAAAGCAGTCAGTGGACGATTCCAGCGTTGGTTTGAAGGGGAACGAAGTTTGCCAGTCTCTGAGCGGTTACTTGTCAGAGGGTCACTTGGAGTTTACCGGGAACAACAACGGTAGCCCTGGCAGTACGAGCAACCCGAACCTGGAGAGAAGTCGTCTGATGAGGAAGAGCTTCCACGGCAGCGCCGGCAAAGTGTTACACGTAGCGAAGGTACCTCCGCCTCCTCCGCTCAGGACCACTTCTCAGCTTAGCAAGTCTAAGTGTTCGGGTGAAGTGCACAGCGAGCAACAATCCGAGAAATCGGTGTATCCGTTGTCAGAGGGACAGTGCCAGTCCAATCCACCTCAGGAGCAGAATGGATCCTATTGGAATCACGTAAATACAGCCAACTCGTCCGGTGGGACAACCAGAAACACCAATTACACCGACTATTCGTCGGAATCTCACTCTCTTCCGTTCCTACCAACTTACAGCATGGAACAGAGCACTGCCAGTGTCCCCGCATCGTGCCAATCGAATTACAACAATAAACCCCGAATTCAAGACGACGTAGTACAGTACGCCAATGGAATTTTGTACGAACCAACGTTCGTAGTTACTCGAGCGGACGTGCACAGCGAGCAGAGTCCCGTGAAGCAACCGAATCCGAGCGATTTGTTGCCCCCGTACCCCGAAAATGGGAACGTATCCCATTCGAGGCAACCCAGCGAGGACTTTCCACCACCGCCGTATCCTTCGATTCACTCTGTGTCCCATTCGAGGCAAGCCAGCGAAGACTTTCCACCTCCGCCACCGCCTATCGACGAACCTACGAATCATATTCAAGAGAATCAACAGCAGTACCAACAACAGtatcagcaacaacaacagtATCTTCAACAGCAATACCAACAGCAGCAAACGGCGGTTCTTATGCAACAACGTCAACAACAGTTGGACAATCAACAGATCAGCAGTTTGTTGACGCAATTGCAGATCAAGAGGGATCAAATTTTGGCTTCGAAGGTCAAGGAGGAGAGAAGGTCCGAGGAGCAAGAGGACGAAGAGAAATCGTCCAGCGAAACCTGGCTCCGCGAGTTGCAAGCTAAACAAGCGGAGAGGAGGATGAAGAAGCAAAGTCCCTCCGATCAGGATGTTTCGAAAGTTAGGTGTTCGGCTCCAACGATCCCAGGCCCGACAGTTGCAAGGAGGACCAGCGATTTGATGATGAACAGTCTCGGACAAACCTACGATCAAACTAGTCGCGACGTTCCCGATTGTCCGCGAGTCGTCTCTTCTGTGAAAGACATGGCGGCCAGATTCGAGCAGATTAAATTACAACCTATACCGAAAACGGAACCGGAGCAAAAGCTTCCTGCGAAGCAAAACCTAAACTGCATTTCGTCTTCTCCGTTGATGGACATGTCCCAAGATGTTCAACAGGTAGAAGAGTCGAGACCGAAGCTTTCGACGGAAAATTTGGCCGCTTTCTCCAAACCTGAAACCCCATCGGGTCAGTCGATCTTGAATTCGAGCTTCGAGTCGAGTTCGAGCCAGAACACTTTCGTCTCGACAGCAACGCCCAGTAATCCCACCAACGCGCAACCGAGTGGACTGAACGCAGCGATCATGTCCATGTCATTGACACTGCCGCACGAAAATGGTCTGCCGATCGATTATCCCGAAGACGATATCAGCGAAGTTGCTATGCAAAACACCATCCAAAACACGACAATTCTGCCCAGCGAGGAGGACATCGCCCCGAGAAAGATGAAACGACGAATAGGAAAAAAGAAGAGCGTGTCGTTCTGCGATCAAGTCGTTCTGGTGGCCACCGCAGAGGACGACGAGAAGGACTCTTACATACCCAACCCCATCCTCGAGAGGGTTCTCCGTTCGGCAATGAACAAGCCAGAAACTGCCCAAGTTCTACGAGAAATCAGAAGTCTGCAAGAGGCAGAATTGAACCGTGAAAATTGCACCGTCATCAAGTTCCAACAGCAGACTCTTCCACTGAAGAGCGAGGCCGACAGTCTTCCCGCGACTCCCTATCAAGATCAATTGAGAAGCGTGAATCCAATACCGATCCCTGACACGATCAAGCCCACCTTTGGGAGGCAAAATTCGAACGAGTCGGTGGGATCGTTGTCGGAGAAAAAGCACTGCACCTCGTACGTAAACGAGGGACAGGACGTCGTCAGAGAAACTTACTCGGGGCTATCGAACGTTACCAAGCCACCGACTTCGTACTCCCCTCAGTTGCAACAACAAATAAGGTACTCGCAGAACGGATACATGCCTTACATGCAATCCCAAACCGCGTATCCCCAGACACAGACGTCTCATCCGAGAAATCAGGTTATTCCGATCTCGCAAACCCAGAAACCGGCCAGCCCTTATCCCACCCAACTGCACGGCCAGTACGTGCAGAACAACGTGCAACAACAGAAACCCGTGTGCCAAAAGAACACCTACCAAACGTACTACCAGCTGGAGCAACAGCACAATCAAATGAACAAGCAAATGtctcagcagcaacagcagaaCATGAATCAGAGGATCACGAATCATAACGCGAGTCCCATCACGGTACAGCACTCTCAACAGCAGTTCGCGTATCCGCCGGCCCAGTCACCCAGCCCTTATCAGAATCAATACACCCACAGTTCCTATCAGGGTTATCCCTATCAATCCGTTCCTCAGCAAAACAGAATGAGCCAACCGTTGCCCCAGTATCAACCGCCGCCAAATCCGCCCACCTCCTatcagcaacaacagcagcagggTGTGCAGAATTATCAGCAGAGGCACGATAACTACCAGAGACCTCCGCAGAAAGCTGACCAACAGAACATCTTGGCGCCCAATCAAACGTATCCGAACCCGTTGCAGAACGGTCAGATACAATCCAACATGAAGTACCCGACCTATCAGCACCCACCTGTTTCGAAGCAGAGCAAACAGATGCACTTCGTGTCCGCCACGAAGGGTACCGCGACTGTCTCTCAGTCAACGTCTTCGCTGCAGAAGCCTGCCGTTGGTAGCGCAGCTAGAACTGCACCCTGTCATCTCTGTCGGAAAAAGCAGGTCACCGAACCAGCCATCTACTGCTCGGACTGCGACTTTTACATGTCCCGATTCCGACCAAAGAACTAA